A DNA window from Flavisolibacter ginsenosidimutans contains the following coding sequences:
- a CDS encoding UDP-3-O-(3-hydroxymyristoyl)glucosamine N-acyltransferase encodes MRFEKPVPLSEIRSLINARIVGNDDGSATGINEIHKVEEGDLVFVDHPKYYQKCIQSAATYIIINKETDFPSNKALLIVDEPFEAYQTIVRHYRPFEPLQKAVSDSASIGEGSIVMPGAVIGHHVQIGKNTVIHPAVVIMDHCIIGNDVIIQSGTVIGSDAFYYNKKTNRDVHYKKMLSCGRVVIEDAVEIGANCTIDRGVSGDTVIGAGTKIDNLVHIGHDTVVGKNCLFAAQVGIAGATVIEDDVILWGQVGVSKTLTIGKGAEVYAQSGVPAGLEGGKKYFGSPAEDAMLKKKELVWIKRIPALWEKAFGK; translated from the coding sequence ATGCGCTTTGAAAAACCCGTTCCGTTAAGCGAAATCAGGAGCTTGATTAATGCCCGCATTGTTGGTAATGACGATGGTTCTGCAACCGGCATAAACGAGATTCACAAAGTAGAAGAAGGCGACCTGGTGTTTGTTGATCATCCGAAGTATTATCAAAAATGCATTCAGTCCGCGGCCACCTATATCATCATTAATAAGGAAACCGACTTCCCTTCGAACAAAGCTTTGCTCATCGTTGACGAACCTTTTGAAGCCTATCAAACTATTGTGCGTCATTACCGTCCTTTTGAGCCTTTACAAAAAGCAGTCAGCGATTCGGCCAGCATCGGCGAAGGCAGCATTGTAATGCCCGGCGCTGTTATCGGGCATCACGTGCAAATCGGGAAGAACACCGTCATTCATCCGGCTGTTGTCATCATGGATCATTGCATCATTGGCAACGATGTCATCATTCAAAGCGGAACGGTGATTGGCAGCGATGCTTTTTATTACAACAAGAAAACGAATCGTGATGTGCACTATAAAAAGATGCTGAGTTGTGGAAGAGTCGTGATTGAAGATGCCGTTGAGATTGGCGCCAACTGCACCATTGACCGCGGGGTAAGCGGCGATACGGTGATTGGCGCCGGAACAAAAATTGACAATCTTGTTCACATCGGTCACGATACGGTGGTTGGAAAAAATTGTTTGTTTGCTGCGCAGGTAGGCATTGCCGGCGCTACGGTGATTGAAGACGATGTAATTCTTTGGGGACAAGTTGGCGTAAGCAAAACACTCACCATTGGCAAAGGCGCCGAAGTGTACGCACAAAGCGGTGTGCCTGCGGGTTTGGAAGGCGGCAAAAAATATTTTGGTTCGCCGGCTGAAGATGCGATGCTGAAGAAGAAAGAACTTGTTTGGATAAAACGCATTCCCGCGCTTTGGGAAAAAGCGTTTGGGAAATGA
- a CDS encoding 3-hydroxyacyl-CoA dehydrogenase NAD-binding domain-containing protein gives MKNICVCGAGTMGSGIAQVSAAAGFNTVLFDVAEAAVQKAEEKLRGDLAALVGKGKLTEEKKDAILSKLQFTADTTQCKADVIIEAIVEKPEIKIALFNQLADINSPQTIFASNTSSLSISALAKEIKNPERFAGLHFFNPAPVMKLVEVVKGERTSAETMQRLLELTKAFGKMPVVCKDSPGFVVNRVARPYYIEALRLVEEGKADYATVDRLLEGLGFKMGPFKLMDLIGNDVNYAVSCSVYEQLNKPERLKPSYLQKEKVEASHLGKKSGKGYYDYSLIG, from the coding sequence ATGAAAAACATTTGCGTTTGCGGGGCCGGCACCATGGGCAGCGGCATTGCACAAGTTTCTGCGGCAGCGGGATTCAATACCGTTTTGTTTGATGTGGCCGAAGCCGCGGTGCAAAAGGCAGAAGAAAAACTTCGCGGCGATTTAGCTGCGCTTGTCGGCAAAGGAAAGCTGACAGAGGAAAAGAAAGATGCCATTCTTTCTAAACTTCAGTTCACGGCTGACACAACACAGTGCAAAGCCGATGTAATCATCGAAGCCATTGTAGAAAAGCCAGAAATAAAAATTGCTTTGTTTAATCAACTGGCCGACATCAATTCACCACAAACCATCTTCGCTTCCAACACGTCATCGCTTTCTATTTCGGCTTTGGCCAAAGAAATAAAAAACCCCGAACGTTTTGCCGGCCTTCACTTCTTCAATCCCGCTCCCGTTATGAAATTGGTGGAAGTGGTAAAAGGCGAACGAACATCAGCGGAAACAATGCAACGATTGCTTGAGTTGACAAAGGCTTTTGGCAAAATGCCGGTGGTTTGCAAAGATTCGCCGGGCTTTGTTGTAAACCGCGTGGCAAGGCCTTATTACATTGAGGCCTTGCGGCTGGTGGAAGAAGGCAAAGCCGATTACGCCACCGTTGACCGTTTGTTGGAAGGCCTTGGTTTTAAGATGGGGCCGTTCAAACTCATGGACCTTATTGGCAATGACGTAAACTACGCCGTGAGTTGTTCGGTCTACGAACAATTGAACAAACCCGAACGGTTAAAACCGTCTTACTTGCAAAAAGAAAAAGTAGAGGCTTCTCATCTTGGTAAAAAAAGCGGAAAGGGCTACTATGATTATTCGTTGATTGGTTGA
- a CDS encoding SDR family NAD(P)-dependent oxidoreductase — MILVTGGTGFLGSYIIKNLVEKGHAVRAIRRSSKLPFFIDQKIWEKVEWVEGDVLDVVSLAEAMKGIDAVIHSAAVVSFTKDKRKEMYAVNVDGTTNVVNAALESGVRRLLHVSSVAALGRTTKASTVTEEKTWEENKNNTHYAVTKHRAEMHAWRGFAEGLEGVVINPSTILGYGNWHQSSCAIFRNAYKGFPWYTKGVNGFVGVEDVAEVAVQLLLSDMTERRFIVNTENRSFQSLLNEMAKGFGKKPPHRYAGPAMSEVAWRMEKVKSILTGSKPLLSKETAKVAHSQTSFDNTALRNELPNFSFTPLDVVIKKACAQYEQAMKQGLLTL, encoded by the coding sequence ATGATCCTCGTTACCGGCGGCACGGGTTTTCTCGGCTCATACATCATTAAAAATTTAGTAGAGAAGGGCCATGCAGTCCGCGCCATCCGCCGTTCGTCAAAACTTCCGTTTTTTATTGATCAAAAGATTTGGGAGAAAGTAGAATGGGTAGAAGGCGATGTGCTGGACGTGGTATCGCTTGCCGAAGCGATGAAAGGAATTGATGCGGTGATTCATTCCGCAGCGGTTGTTTCGTTTACAAAAGACAAGCGCAAGGAAATGTATGCCGTAAACGTTGACGGCACGACCAACGTGGTGAACGCTGCGCTGGAAAGCGGCGTACGGCGTTTGCTGCACGTAAGTTCGGTGGCCGCGTTGGGGCGCACGACAAAAGCCTCCACCGTTACCGAAGAAAAAACCTGGGAAGAGAACAAGAACAACACGCATTACGCCGTCACCAAGCACCGCGCCGAAATGCACGCCTGGCGCGGCTTTGCCGAAGGCCTTGAAGGTGTCGTCATCAACCCGAGCACCATTCTTGGTTACGGCAACTGGCACCAAAGCAGTTGCGCCATTTTTAGAAATGCCTACAAAGGCTTTCCCTGGTACACCAAAGGTGTTAATGGTTTTGTGGGCGTGGAAGATGTTGCCGAAGTTGCTGTGCAATTATTGCTTTCCGACATGACCGAAAGACGGTTTATTGTAAACACCGAAAACCGCAGCTTTCAATCTCTTTTGAATGAAATGGCAAAGGGCTTTGGTAAAAAACCGCCGCACCGCTATGCCGGCCCGGCTATGAGCGAAGTAGCGTGGCGGATGGAGAAAGTAAAATCCATCCTCACCGGCAGCAAGCCTTTGCTTTCAAAAGAAACCGCGAAAGTGGCGCACAGCCAAACCTCGTTTGACAACACCGCCTTGCGAAATGAACTGCCAAACTTTAGCTTTACGCCGCTTGACGTCGTGATAAAAAAAGCCTGCGCCCAATACGAGCAGGCAATGAAACAAGGCCTTTTAACGTTGTAA
- a CDS encoding response regulator transcription factor: MIDPNKPSILLVEDEENLHESLKLNLELEGYQITSAFDGVQAMKAVQNEYFDLIIMDVMLPEMDGLSVTQNIRLTNTEVPILILSAKDSSADRVTGLKKGADDYLTKPFNLEELLLRVQKLIQKAKRLQDKSFVGETYSFGGNTVDFKAQQATTLRGEKIDLSKKEAMLLKLLVENKNEVVPREKILQSVWGYNVYPTTRTIDNFILSFRKYFEEDSRNPKYFHSVRGVGYKYAE, from the coding sequence ATGATTGACCCGAACAAACCATCGATTTTGTTGGTGGAAGACGAAGAGAACCTGCACGAAAGTTTAAAGCTGAATCTTGAACTGGAAGGCTATCAAATTACATCGGCTTTTGACGGCGTGCAAGCCATGAAGGCCGTGCAGAACGAATACTTTGACCTCATCATCATGGATGTTATGCTGCCCGAAATGGACGGCCTCAGCGTTACACAAAACATTCGCTTAACCAATACCGAAGTGCCCATTTTAATCCTGAGCGCAAAAGACAGCAGCGCCGATAGAGTAACGGGTTTAAAAAAGGGTGCGGATGATTATTTGACCAAGCCGTTTAATTTGGAAGAACTGCTTTTGCGTGTGCAAAAGCTCATTCAAAAGGCCAAGCGTTTGCAGGACAAATCATTCGTAGGCGAAACCTACAGTTTTGGCGGCAATACGGTTGACTTTAAAGCGCAGCAGGCCACTACCCTTCGCGGCGAGAAAATAGATTTAAGCAAGAAGGAAGCGATGCTTTTAAAGCTGCTCGTCGAAAACAAAAACGAAGTAGTGCCGCGGGAAAAAATTTTGCAATCGGTTTGGGGCTATAATGTTTATCCCACCACAAGAACGATTGATAATTTCATTTTAAGCTTTCGCAAGTATTTTGAAGAAGACAGCCGCAACCCTAAATATTTTCATTCGGTAAGAGGTGTGGGATACAAATATGCGGAGTAA
- a CDS encoding YicC/YloC family endoribonuclease yields the protein MLKSMTGFGRAERSVGDKTFLVDIKSLNGKQFDLQLKMPAFLKPFEFDIRKILSEKLGRGTVDCTINLKETGNAKPVTINTDLAKAYFKPLAALSQELNLDATSLLSTIIKLPEVITPTSETLTDEEWKQFTAVIEAAVDDLNNHRLDEGKSLKADLELRIANILKQQKEVERLEPNRKQKIRDGVKKLLEEYVGKEAYDANRLEQELVYYIEKIDISEEQVRLKNHCDYFTSVLAEPEESKGKKLSFILQEIGREINTTGAKAYDSTIQKSVVLMKDELEKAKEQVLNVL from the coding sequence ATGCTAAAATCAATGACCGGCTTTGGAAGAGCGGAACGGAGCGTAGGCGACAAGACCTTTTTAGTGGACATTAAATCACTCAACGGAAAACAGTTTGACCTGCAGTTGAAGATGCCGGCTTTTTTAAAACCGTTTGAATTCGACATCCGGAAGATCCTGTCCGAAAAGCTCGGACGCGGAACGGTTGATTGCACCATCAATCTAAAAGAAACCGGCAACGCCAAACCGGTTACCATCAATACCGATCTGGCTAAAGCTTATTTTAAACCGCTGGCCGCTTTGTCGCAGGAATTGAACCTTGATGCGACTTCGCTTTTAAGCACCATCATCAAACTTCCCGAAGTCATTACGCCAACAAGTGAAACGCTTACCGACGAAGAATGGAAACAGTTTACGGCTGTGATTGAAGCCGCCGTTGATGACTTAAACAACCACCGCCTCGACGAAGGCAAATCGTTGAAAGCTGATCTTGAACTGCGCATTGCCAATATTTTAAAACAACAAAAAGAAGTAGAGCGGCTGGAGCCTAACCGTAAACAAAAGATTCGCGACGGCGTCAAAAAACTGTTGGAAGAATACGTGGGCAAGGAAGCCTATGACGCCAACCGCCTGGAACAGGAATTGGTTTACTACATTGAAAAAATTGACATCAGCGAAGAGCAAGTACGACTGAAAAATCACTGCGATTATTTCACGTCGGTTCTTGCAGAGCCCGAAGAAAGCAAAGGCAAAAAGCTTTCGTTCATCTTACAGGAAATTGGCAGAGAGATCAACACCACCGGCGCCAAGGCTTACGACTCCACCATTCAAAAAAGCGTGGTGCTGATGAAGGATGAGTTGGAAAAAGCGAAGGAACAAGTATTGAACGTGCTGTAA
- a CDS encoding class D beta-lactamase, which yields MRFLFFGLIAFVLAACSPNNVTTDNSLKKYFDEQKSDGCFALFNNGTGQFTIYNLARYRDSAFLPASTFKIINALVGLQTGIITNDSMVIKWDGKVRDVPEWNQDLSMYRAFRVSAVPYFQEVARRIGKDTMQHWLDSLSYGTKKIKSAIDTFWLDNSLKITPDEELGVVKRLYFNQLPFFNTYQLMVKKAMLFEDKPKYMLSYKTGLGYKADGTPLAWVVGWIEENRHPYFFVLNMETKDKSINLKEARMTVLRNILTQLNFFKGEM from the coding sequence ATGCGCTTTCTTTTTTTTGGCCTGATTGCTTTTGTACTTGCGGCCTGTTCGCCCAACAACGTAACAACCGATAATTCGTTAAAAAAATATTTCGACGAGCAAAAGTCCGACGGCTGCTTTGCCCTGTTTAACAACGGCACCGGGCAATTCACCATCTACAATCTTGCGCGGTATCGCGACAGCGCCTTTCTTCCGGCTTCCACCTTTAAAATTATTAATGCACTTGTTGGCCTGCAAACCGGCATCATTACCAACGACAGCATGGTGATTAAATGGGACGGCAAAGTTCGCGACGTGCCCGAATGGAACCAGGACCTGAGCATGTACCGCGCCTTTCGCGTTTCGGCCGTTCCCTACTTCCAGGAGGTGGCACGGCGTATCGGCAAAGACACGATGCAACATTGGCTTGACTCGCTTTCTTACGGCACAAAAAAAATCAAATCGGCCATTGATACGTTTTGGCTGGACAACAGTTTAAAAATTACTCCCGACGAAGAACTGGGCGTGGTAAAGCGGCTTTATTTTAACCAGCTTCCTTTCTTCAATACCTATCAACTGATGGTGAAGAAAGCGATGCTGTTTGAAGACAAGCCGAAGTACATGCTTTCGTACAAAACCGGTTTGGGCTACAAAGCCGACGGTACGCCGCTGGCCTGGGTTGTGGGTTGGATTGAAGAAAACCGCCACCCGTATTTTTTTGTGCTGAACATGGAAACAAAAGACAAAAGCATCAACCTGAAAGAAGCCCGCATGACCGTGCTTCGAAACATTCTGACGCAGTTGAATTTCTTTAAAGGAGAAATGTAG
- a CDS encoding sensor histidine kinase: MVPKQKLRVTTVVYWVLLLYIIAAFAWWAFSLLQQNREIHTLLKKNLPTASTDYAIKTKAIEEAEKRGIYKYVGEGSAFLLLICVGAVFIYRSVRQQFRLQQQQQNFVMAVTHELKTPIAVARLNLQTLQKHQLEEEKKKKLLQATLQETLRLDTLINNILIASQLEDHAYHITKEELDFSELVKDAVKAFEVRYPERLLQALIQDDVTINGDATLLKLLLSNLLENANKYSPKDKRVDLHLAQNDNAVFLEVVDEGTGIPDEEKKAVFKKFYRIGNEQTRKTQGTGLGLYICQKIAEDHGGEITVKDNLPTGSKFIVQFYG; encoded by the coding sequence ATGGTTCCCAAACAAAAGCTACGCGTCACTACCGTTGTTTATTGGGTGCTGCTGCTTTACATCATAGCAGCTTTTGCCTGGTGGGCTTTTTCCTTGCTGCAACAAAACCGTGAAATTCATACGCTGCTAAAAAAAAACTTACCCACGGCTTCAACCGATTATGCAATAAAAACAAAAGCCATCGAAGAAGCAGAAAAGCGTGGCATATATAAATACGTTGGCGAGGGCAGCGCTTTTCTTTTGCTCATTTGCGTTGGCGCCGTGTTTATTTACCGTTCGGTGCGGCAGCAGTTTCGCTTGCAGCAACAACAGCAAAACTTTGTGATGGCCGTGACGCACGAATTAAAAACGCCTATCGCAGTGGCACGCCTGAATCTGCAAACCCTGCAAAAGCACCAACTGGAAGAAGAGAAGAAAAAGAAACTGCTGCAGGCCACCTTGCAGGAAACCTTGCGGCTTGATACACTCATCAACAACATACTCATTGCCTCACAACTGGAAGACCACGCTTACCACATTACGAAAGAAGAATTGGATTTTTCGGAACTGGTGAAAGATGCAGTGAAAGCTTTTGAAGTACGGTATCCCGAACGTTTGCTCCAGGCTTTGATTCAAGACGATGTGACTATTAACGGAGATGCAACCTTGCTGAAACTCTTGTTGAGCAATTTACTGGAAAACGCAAATAAATATTCGCCAAAGGATAAACGCGTTGACTTGCATCTTGCACAAAACGACAACGCTGTTTTCTTAGAAGTGGTGGACGAAGGCACAGGCATTCCGGACGAAGAAAAGAAAGCCGTGTTTAAAAAATTTTACCGCATTGGCAACGAACAAACCCGCAAAACGCAAGGCACGGGTTTGGGTTTGTACATCTGCCAAAAAATTGCTGAAGACCACGGCGGCGAAATAACGGTGAAAGACAATCTGCCAACAGGCAGTAAATTTATTGTTCAATTTTACGGATGA
- a CDS encoding carboxypeptidase-like regulatory domain-containing protein, whose translation MKKPILLLLLFFFAFLFSFAQGVISGTVVDAETKQPLEGASVFAQNTTKGTLTGKDGTFHLRLDKGGYEINVTFTGYASKTINLELTGDRTFNLELQKGDNTLGEVIIKNTAEVPDGWAKYGDFFLKHFIGATPNGDSCTLLNPQALKFLYFKRNDRLKVLATEPLQIQNRTLGYNLRYELDSFVFFFKTALNSYRGKCLFLPMEGDSVQQAMWQQKRKETYQGSRLHFLRSYFDSTLAQEGFAVDLYKPSKYEPFATLKNPYDTAYYFFNDTTATAELYFPVKASITYTKKAPEKRYLQQQGLPLDVPRQISYVDLSDGILIKANGYFTDQKSWVNQGYWSWKNLADQLPYDYELDDR comes from the coding sequence ATGAAAAAACCAATCCTCCTCCTTCTTCTCTTTTTCTTTGCCTTTTTGTTTTCGTTTGCGCAAGGCGTTATCAGCGGAACCGTAGTAGATGCCGAAACAAAACAGCCACTCGAAGGCGCATCAGTGTTTGCGCAAAATACCACCAAGGGGACGTTGACCGGTAAAGACGGAACGTTTCACCTGCGGCTTGATAAAGGCGGTTATGAAATCAACGTCACCTTTACCGGCTACGCCAGCAAAACCATTAACCTTGAACTTACCGGAGACCGGACCTTCAATCTTGAATTGCAAAAAGGCGACAACACATTGGGTGAAGTAATTATTAAGAACACGGCTGAAGTGCCGGATGGCTGGGCAAAATACGGCGACTTTTTTCTGAAGCATTTCATTGGCGCCACGCCAAACGGTGATAGTTGCACGCTGCTCAATCCGCAGGCATTAAAATTTTTGTATTTCAAACGAAACGATCGCTTAAAAGTATTGGCCACCGAACCGCTGCAAATTCAAAACAGGACTTTGGGCTACAACCTTCGCTACGAACTTGATTCCTTTGTTTTCTTCTTTAAAACGGCCCTGAATTCATATCGCGGCAAGTGCTTGTTTTTGCCAATGGAAGGCGATTCAGTGCAACAAGCGATGTGGCAACAAAAACGAAAGGAAACCTATCAAGGCTCGCGGCTTCACTTCCTTCGTTCCTATTTTGATAGCACTTTGGCGCAGGAAGGTTTTGCCGTTGACTTGTACAAGCCGTCGAAATACGAGCCCTTTGCCACACTGAAAAATCCGTACGATACCGCTTATTATTTTTTCAACGATACGACCGCAACGGCCGAACTCTATTTCCCGGTAAAAGCCAGCATTACCTACACCAAAAAAGCACCGGAGAAAAGATACCTGCAGCAACAAGGCTTGCCGCTTGACGTGCCGCGGCAAATTTCTTACGTTGATTTAAGCGACGGCATTTTGATAAAAGCCAACGGTTATTTTACCGATCAAAAAAGTTGGGTAAACCAGGGTTACTGGAGTTGGAAAAACCTGGCGGATCAATTGCCATATGATTACGAGTTAGATGACAGATGA
- a CDS encoding autorepressor SdpR family transcription factor yields MNLLFKALNDATRREILSLLKDGDKTAGEIADRFSISKPSISHHLDLLKQAGLVEAVKQGQFIYYSLNTTVVDEIAQWFVQFKAKKK; encoded by the coding sequence ATGAACCTTCTTTTCAAAGCCCTGAACGATGCCACGCGAAGAGAGATTCTCTCGCTGCTGAAAGACGGCGACAAAACTGCCGGCGAAATTGCCGACCGGTTTTCCATTTCCAAGCCGAGCATCTCGCATCACCTGGATTTGTTGAAGCAGGCCGGTTTGGTGGAAGCGGTGAAGCAGGGGCAATTTATTTACTACTCCTTAAACACAACGGTAGTGGATGAAATTGCGCAATGGTTCGTGCAGTTTAAAGCCAAAAAGAAATAA
- a CDS encoding SdpI family protein: MKKNLLPWIVVLVALLPAVYLLLIWPSMPQTVPVHFGADMKPDRLGDKDELWLTTGILAVVSIVVYFLLINLHRFDPKRKDAAQSATFQKLAGGTVIFIAALNFLILNSAKGGTTIQSFLFPLLGLMFAFIGNYMNHIKPNYFAGIRLPWTLNNDENWRRTHQLGGKLWFAGGLLIAVVCLFLKPPASFIFFIVVIVVMVFIPVVYSYRLYKKGF, translated from the coding sequence ATGAAAAAGAATCTCCTCCCTTGGATCGTTGTTTTGGTTGCGCTTTTGCCCGCAGTTTATTTGCTCCTGATCTGGCCTTCGATGCCGCAAACGGTGCCGGTACATTTCGGTGCTGATATGAAACCCGACCGCCTTGGCGACAAAGATGAACTGTGGTTAACAACAGGCATTCTTGCCGTCGTTTCGATAGTCGTCTATTTCCTGCTCATCAACTTGCACCGCTTCGATCCCAAACGAAAAGATGCGGCGCAATCGGCCACCTTTCAAAAGCTGGCAGGGGGTACGGTAATATTTATTGCGGCCCTTAACTTTCTCATCCTGAACTCAGCAAAAGGCGGCACAACCATTCAAAGTTTTTTGTTTCCGTTACTGGGATTGATGTTTGCCTTTATCGGCAATTACATGAACCACATCAAGCCCAATTATTTTGCGGGCATTCGCCTGCCCTGGACGTTGAACAACGACGAAAACTGGCGGCGCACTCATCAACTCGGCGGCAAGCTTTGGTTTGCCGGTGGTTTGCTGATTGCGGTGGTGTGCTTGTTTTTAAAACCACCGGCTTCGTTCATCTTCTTTATTGTTGTTATCGTGGTGATGGTTTTCATCCCGGTCGTTTATTCTTACCGCTTGTATAAAAAAGGATTTTAG
- a CDS encoding peptidase associated/transthyretin-like domain-containing protein: MTDDRTWSKNIERQASNAAIRHLPSVRCCFTNAFAFSFVTCSPYVKACARYIKTVLGLALLLLASKSFAQYKVKGHVLDSSRIYPIELVTVHSTGGQTAMTDSTGFYSIGVAEKDSIWFSYLGRPTPKYPVLKIADITQFDIALRLKSDVMREVKIRNRNYKEDSTQNRKDYAKAFNFHRPSLSTMTSVTSSGVGFDLDEIIRLFQFRKNKSMERFRERLEQEERDKFVDHRFTKGLVKRLTGIEKDDELSDFMKKYRPTFAFAAGTSDYDFQFFIKIAYEEYKKQKSFKPAIPAAPKPF, from the coding sequence ATGACGGATGACAGAACTTGGTCGAAGAACATCGAACGTCAAGCTTCGAACGCTGCCATCCGTCATCTGCCATCTGTCCGCTGTTGTTTTACCAATGCGTTTGCATTTAGTTTTGTTACTTGCTCGCCTTACGTGAAAGCCTGCGCCCGTTATATCAAAACCGTTTTAGGCCTTGCGCTGCTGCTGCTTGCAAGCAAGAGCTTCGCACAATACAAAGTAAAAGGACACGTATTGGACAGTTCCCGCATTTATCCCATTGAACTGGTAACGGTACACAGCACCGGCGGACAAACAGCCATGACGGATTCAACGGGCTTTTATTCCATCGGCGTAGCCGAAAAAGATTCCATCTGGTTTTCGTATTTGGGAAGGCCCACGCCAAAATATCCGGTTTTAAAAATTGCCGACATCACGCAGTTTGACATTGCGCTTCGCCTTAAATCTGATGTGATGCGAGAAGTAAAGATTCGTAACCGCAACTACAAAGAAGATTCAACGCAGAACCGAAAAGACTACGCAAAGGCTTTTAATTTTCACCGGCCTTCGCTCAGTACCATGACCTCTGTTACGTCGTCGGGTGTGGGTTTTGATTTGGATGAGATCATCCGGCTTTTCCAGTTTCGCAAAAACAAAAGCATGGAGCGTTTTCGCGAACGGCTGGAGCAAGAGGAACGTGACAAGTTCGTTGATCATCGTTTTACAAAAGGCCTGGTGAAACGTTTGACCGGCATTGAGAAAGACGATGAGCTTTCGGACTTCATGAAAAAATACCGGCCCACCTTTGCCTTTGCCGCCGGCACGTCGGATTACGATTTCCAGTTCTTCATCAAGATTGCTTACGAGGAATACAAAAAACAAAAGAGCTTTAAGCCGGCAATTCCTGCCGCACCAAAACCGTTTTAA
- a CDS encoding gliding motility lipoprotein GldH, whose product MIVFKKLRGFVYCLLLIALCAFLFSCDRINLYEKVVPVPKHQWQSNFKPEFTFTIKDTAVPYQLYFIVRHNNQYKYNNVWVNLYAKGPADTVHKFVLELPLANKEGWLGSGMDDVFEHRVGFVLDPQKFSFDRAGEYSFTLEQIMRDDPLPNIMDVGLRLEKKTP is encoded by the coding sequence ATGATCGTTTTCAAAAAGCTTCGCGGCTTCGTTTATTGTTTATTGCTAATTGCGCTTTGCGCATTCCTTTTTTCCTGCGACCGCATTAACCTGTACGAAAAAGTAGTTCCCGTTCCAAAGCATCAGTGGCAAAGCAATTTTAAACCGGAGTTTACCTTCACCATTAAAGACACGGCCGTTCCGTACCAGCTTTACTTTATTGTTCGGCACAACAACCAATACAAGTACAACAACGTTTGGGTTAACCTGTACGCAAAAGGCCCTGCCGATACGGTTCACAAATTTGTGTTGGAACTTCCGCTGGCCAACAAGGAAGGCTGGCTGGGCTCGGGCATGGACGATGTGTTTGAGCACCGCGTGGGCTTTGTGCTGGACCCGCAAAAATTCAGCTTTGACCGGGCCGGCGAATACAGTTTTACACTGGAACAAATCATGCGAGACGATCCCTTGCCCAACATCATGGACGTAGGCCTTCGTCTCGAAAAGAAAACGCCTTAG